A genome region from Macaca nemestrina isolate mMacNem1 chromosome 15, mMacNem.hap1, whole genome shotgun sequence includes the following:
- the LOC139358684 gene encoding ral-GDS-related protein-like isoform X1, whose protein sequence is MFSCCVPTCCRPPRRRRGQNESLSREYRHWFNPHPRRLWPFARRHPQSSTQQIKQELLDGFHFSIFFKEGQGPPATNHGQCWSGYENEICRMPTFQPSTGEKLLESLVPAFLTKPISSYATCLGPSWDFITVPHFLELLVRSTTTSILFTWPPENTSVCCQALQRSSFWIKLAFRTFAWPGLGVEDHQEIVLGQLVLPEPKEAKPDDPAPPPGQHALTMLALEPAPPLLADLRPALEPESPVALDAPGYLHSASASASAPGEGPPPGTVLEPQSAPESPCPCPGTVQSQHTEDLPDITTFPPRLLAEQLTLMDADLFKKVELYECLGSIWGQRHQKGSEHVAPTVCATIAHFNRLANCVTTSCLGDHSMRVQDRARVVEHWIKVARECLRLNNFSSVHAIVSALRSNPIHRLHKTWAGVSSKSSKYLKELCKKDTAVKRDLLIKAGSFKVATQERNPQRAQMRLQRQKKGVVPFLGDFLTELHRLDSAIPDDLDGNTNKRRMEVRVLQEMQLLQVAAMNYRLQPLEKFVTCFSKMEQLSDKESHKLSCQLEPESQ, encoded by the exons ATGTTCTCTTGCTGTGTCCCGACGTGCTGCCGACCTCCTCGTCGCAGAAGAGGCCAAAATGAGAGTCTTTCTCGAGAATATAGACATTGGTTCAACCCTCACCCTCGACGCCTCTGGCCATTTGCCAGAAGGCACCCACAG AGCTCCACACAGCAGATCAAGCAGGAGCTGTTGGATGGATTCCATTTCTCCATCTTCTTCAAAGAAGGGCAGGGGCCCCCTGCTACCAACCACGGCCAGTGCTGGTCTGGG TATGAAAATGAGATCTGCAGGATGCCAACTTTCCAGCCCAGCACAGGGGAGAAGCTATTGGAGTCCCTGGTTCCAGCCTTTCTAACTAAACCCATCTCCTCCTATGCCACCTGCCTGGGTCCCTCCTGGGACTTTATCACCGTGCCACACTTTTTGGAACTACTGGTTAGAAG caccaccacctccATTTTGTTCACCTGGCCCCCTGAAAACACCTCAGTTTGCTGCCAGGCCCTGCAACGGTCATCTTTCTGGATAAAGCTGGCCTTCAGGACCTTCGCCTGGCCTGGACTGGGCGTGGAGGACCATCAGGAAATTGTCCTAGGCCAGTTGGTGCTTCCGGAGCCCAAGGAGGCCAAGCCAGATG atcctgctccacctcctgggcaaCATGCATTAACAAtgctggccctggagccagcacCACCACTGCTGGCGGACCTGCGGCCTGCTCTGGAGCCAGAGTCACCTGTAGCCCTGGATGCACCAGGATATCTACAttcagcatcagcatcagcatcagcacCAGGGGAAGGGCCCCCTCCAGGAACAGTGCTGGAGCCACAGTCAGCCCCAGAGTCACCCTGTCCCTGTCCCGGGACTGTCCAGAGCCAACACACTGAGGACCTGCCGGACATCACGACCTTCCCTCCCAGGCTGCTGGCTGAGCAGCTGACCCTTATGGATGCG GATCTGTTCAAGAAGGTGGAGCTCTACGAATGCTTGGGCTCCATCTGGGGCCAACGACATCAGAAGGGGAGTGAGCACGTGGCACCCACAGTTTGTGCCACCATTGCACACTTCAACAGGCTCGCCAACTGTGTCACCACCTCCTGCCTCGGGGACCACAGCATGAGGGTCCAGGATAGGGCCAGGGTGGTGGAGCACTGGATCAAGGTGGCCAGG GAGTGCCTACGCCTCAACAACTTCTCCTCGGTGCACGCCATCGTCTCTGCTCTGCGCAGCAACCCAATACATCGGCTACACAAGACGTGGGCAGGAGTGTCCAG CAAAAGCTCAAAATATCTAAAAGAACTCTGCAAAAAAGACACTGCAGTGAAGAGGGACCTGCTGATCAAG GCGGGGAGCTTTAAGGTGGCCACCCAGGAGAGGAACCCCCAGAGAGCCCAGATGAGGCTacagaggcagaagaag GGCGTGGTCCCCTTCCTGGGGGATTTTCTGACTGAGTTACACAGGTTGGATTCAGCCATCCCGGATGATCTGGAT GGCAACACCAACAAGAGGAGAATG GAGGTCCGAGTTCTGCAGGAAATGCAGCTGCTCCAAGTGGCTGCCATGAATTACAggcttcagcctctggagaaaTTTGTCACCTGTTTCTCAAAAATGGAGCAGCTCAGTGACAAGGAGAG CCACAAGCTGTCCTGTCAGCTGGAGCCCGAATCCCAGTAG
- the LOC139358684 gene encoding ral-GDS-related protein-like isoform X2 yields the protein MFSCCVPTCCRPPRRRRGQNESLSREYRHWFNPHPRRLWPFARRHPQSSTQQIKQELLDGFHFSIFFKEGQGPPATNHGQCWSGYENEICRMPTFQPSTGEKLLESLVPAFLTKPISSYATCLGPSWDFITVPHFLELLVRSTTTSILFTWPPENTSVCCQALQRSSFWIKLAFRTFAWPGLGVEDHQEIVLGQLVLPEPKEAKPDDPAPPPGQHALTMLALEPAPPLLADLRPALEPESPVALDAPGYLHSASASASAPGEGPPPGTVLEPQSAPESPCPCPGTVQSQHTEDLPDITTFPPRLLAEQLTLMDADLFKKVELYECLGSIWGQRHQKGSEHVAPTVCATIAHFNRLANCVTTSCLGDHSMRVQDRARVVEHWIKVARECLRLNNFSSVHAIVSALRSNPIHRLHKTWAGVSSKSSKYLKELCKKDTAVKRDLLIKAGSFKVATQERNPQRAQMRLQRQKKGNTNKRRMEVRVLQEMQLLQVAAMNYRLQPLEKFVTCFSKMEQLSDKESHKLSCQLEPESQ from the exons ATGTTCTCTTGCTGTGTCCCGACGTGCTGCCGACCTCCTCGTCGCAGAAGAGGCCAAAATGAGAGTCTTTCTCGAGAATATAGACATTGGTTCAACCCTCACCCTCGACGCCTCTGGCCATTTGCCAGAAGGCACCCACAG AGCTCCACACAGCAGATCAAGCAGGAGCTGTTGGATGGATTCCATTTCTCCATCTTCTTCAAAGAAGGGCAGGGGCCCCCTGCTACCAACCACGGCCAGTGCTGGTCTGGG TATGAAAATGAGATCTGCAGGATGCCAACTTTCCAGCCCAGCACAGGGGAGAAGCTATTGGAGTCCCTGGTTCCAGCCTTTCTAACTAAACCCATCTCCTCCTATGCCACCTGCCTGGGTCCCTCCTGGGACTTTATCACCGTGCCACACTTTTTGGAACTACTGGTTAGAAG caccaccacctccATTTTGTTCACCTGGCCCCCTGAAAACACCTCAGTTTGCTGCCAGGCCCTGCAACGGTCATCTTTCTGGATAAAGCTGGCCTTCAGGACCTTCGCCTGGCCTGGACTGGGCGTGGAGGACCATCAGGAAATTGTCCTAGGCCAGTTGGTGCTTCCGGAGCCCAAGGAGGCCAAGCCAGATG atcctgctccacctcctgggcaaCATGCATTAACAAtgctggccctggagccagcacCACCACTGCTGGCGGACCTGCGGCCTGCTCTGGAGCCAGAGTCACCTGTAGCCCTGGATGCACCAGGATATCTACAttcagcatcagcatcagcatcagcacCAGGGGAAGGGCCCCCTCCAGGAACAGTGCTGGAGCCACAGTCAGCCCCAGAGTCACCCTGTCCCTGTCCCGGGACTGTCCAGAGCCAACACACTGAGGACCTGCCGGACATCACGACCTTCCCTCCCAGGCTGCTGGCTGAGCAGCTGACCCTTATGGATGCG GATCTGTTCAAGAAGGTGGAGCTCTACGAATGCTTGGGCTCCATCTGGGGCCAACGACATCAGAAGGGGAGTGAGCACGTGGCACCCACAGTTTGTGCCACCATTGCACACTTCAACAGGCTCGCCAACTGTGTCACCACCTCCTGCCTCGGGGACCACAGCATGAGGGTCCAGGATAGGGCCAGGGTGGTGGAGCACTGGATCAAGGTGGCCAGG GAGTGCCTACGCCTCAACAACTTCTCCTCGGTGCACGCCATCGTCTCTGCTCTGCGCAGCAACCCAATACATCGGCTACACAAGACGTGGGCAGGAGTGTCCAG CAAAAGCTCAAAATATCTAAAAGAACTCTGCAAAAAAGACACTGCAGTGAAGAGGGACCTGCTGATCAAG GCGGGGAGCTTTAAGGTGGCCACCCAGGAGAGGAACCCCCAGAGAGCCCAGATGAGGCTacagaggcagaagaag GGCAACACCAACAAGAGGAGAATG GAGGTCCGAGTTCTGCAGGAAATGCAGCTGCTCCAAGTGGCTGCCATGAATTACAggcttcagcctctggagaaaTTTGTCACCTGTTTCTCAAAAATGGAGCAGCTCAGTGACAAGGAGAG CCACAAGCTGTCCTGTCAGCTGGAGCCCGAATCCCAGTAG
- the LOC139358684 gene encoding ral-GDS-related protein-like isoform X3 → MSKLLTNLPGAAVLSAQVHSAVLQGHWKENVSGTPGHTRVCRALLHGQVCPIQDSTDGLGTTTSILFTWPPENTSVCCQALQRSSFWIKLAFRTFAWPGLGVEDHQEIVLGQLVLPEPKEAKPDDPAPPPGQHALTMLALEPAPPLLADLRPALEPESPVALDAPGYLHSASASASAPGEGPPPGTVLEPQSAPESPCPCPGTVQSQHTEDLPDITTFPPRLLAEQLTLMDADLFKKVELYECLGSIWGQRHQKGSEHVAPTVCATIAHFNRLANCVTTSCLGDHSMRVQDRARVVEHWIKVARECLRLNNFSSVHAIVSALRSNPIHRLHKTWAGVSSKSSKYLKELCKKDTAVKRDLLIKAGSFKVATQERNPQRAQMRLQRQKKGVVPFLGDFLTELHRLDSAIPDDLDGNTNKRRMEVRVLQEMQLLQVAAMNYRLQPLEKFVTCFSKMEQLSDKESHKLSCQLEPESQ, encoded by the exons ATGAGCAAGCTGCTCACAAATCTGCCTGGAGCTGCAGTCTTGAGTGCCCAGGTGCACAGTGCTGTGCTCCAGGGCCATTGGAAAGAGAATGTCAGTGGGACGCCGGGGCACACAAGGGTCTGTAGAGCCCTGTTGCATGGCCAGGTCTGCCCCATCCAGGACAGCACTGATGGCTTGGG caccaccacctccATTTTGTTCACCTGGCCCCCTGAAAACACCTCAGTTTGCTGCCAGGCCCTGCAACGGTCATCTTTCTGGATAAAGCTGGCCTTCAGGACCTTCGCCTGGCCTGGACTGGGCGTGGAGGACCATCAGGAAATTGTCCTAGGCCAGTTGGTGCTTCCGGAGCCCAAGGAGGCCAAGCCAGATG atcctgctccacctcctgggcaaCATGCATTAACAAtgctggccctggagccagcacCACCACTGCTGGCGGACCTGCGGCCTGCTCTGGAGCCAGAGTCACCTGTAGCCCTGGATGCACCAGGATATCTACAttcagcatcagcatcagcatcagcacCAGGGGAAGGGCCCCCTCCAGGAACAGTGCTGGAGCCACAGTCAGCCCCAGAGTCACCCTGTCCCTGTCCCGGGACTGTCCAGAGCCAACACACTGAGGACCTGCCGGACATCACGACCTTCCCTCCCAGGCTGCTGGCTGAGCAGCTGACCCTTATGGATGCG GATCTGTTCAAGAAGGTGGAGCTCTACGAATGCTTGGGCTCCATCTGGGGCCAACGACATCAGAAGGGGAGTGAGCACGTGGCACCCACAGTTTGTGCCACCATTGCACACTTCAACAGGCTCGCCAACTGTGTCACCACCTCCTGCCTCGGGGACCACAGCATGAGGGTCCAGGATAGGGCCAGGGTGGTGGAGCACTGGATCAAGGTGGCCAGG GAGTGCCTACGCCTCAACAACTTCTCCTCGGTGCACGCCATCGTCTCTGCTCTGCGCAGCAACCCAATACATCGGCTACACAAGACGTGGGCAGGAGTGTCCAG CAAAAGCTCAAAATATCTAAAAGAACTCTGCAAAAAAGACACTGCAGTGAAGAGGGACCTGCTGATCAAG GCGGGGAGCTTTAAGGTGGCCACCCAGGAGAGGAACCCCCAGAGAGCCCAGATGAGGCTacagaggcagaagaag GGCGTGGTCCCCTTCCTGGGGGATTTTCTGACTGAGTTACACAGGTTGGATTCAGCCATCCCGGATGATCTGGAT GGCAACACCAACAAGAGGAGAATG GAGGTCCGAGTTCTGCAGGAAATGCAGCTGCTCCAAGTGGCTGCCATGAATTACAggcttcagcctctggagaaaTTTGTCACCTGTTTCTCAAAAATGGAGCAGCTCAGTGACAAGGAGAG CCACAAGCTGTCCTGTCAGCTGGAGCCCGAATCCCAGTAG